The genomic window ATTGATTTTTTACTTTTTGCACTACTTCACCGCCGCATCGCTCGCAGCTACCCTGCACTACCTCTTCATTAGAAAGTCCTATTTTACAGGAGGTACACCAGTTAATGGGAATTTCTTGTTTATAGGCTAAGTCTTTCTCAAAAAGTTTAAGAAAAATCCATTGGGTCCACTTATAATAGCTAGGGTCTGTTGTATTAATCTCCCTGGACCAATCAAAGGAAAAACCTAAGGATTGCAGTTGGGCTTTGAATCGGGCCACATTCTGTTTGGTTACCTTTTCAGGATGAATCTTATTTTTTATTGCATAGTTTTCCGTCGGCAATCCAAAAGCATCCCATCCCATAGGAAATAACACATTATAGCCTTGCATTCTTCTTTTTCTTGCCACCACATCCAGGGCCGTATAGGGTCTCGGATGGCCAACATGAAGCCCCTGTCCCGAAGGGTAGGGAAACTCAATTAAGGCATAAAACTTCGGACGATCATCACTTTCCTTAACATGAAATACTTCTTTTTCTTCCCATCGGTCCTGCCATTTCTTTTCGATGGATTCCGGATGATAACCTGGGTTTGTACTCATACATATTCCTCCTTTATAATTATGATCCTCAGCTGATTATTTCATCAAAAAAATCTTCCTCTCATTTAGAGACGAAGATTCGCGGTACCACACTAATTGATAAATAATTAAATCATTTATCCACTCTTCGATTAACGGATCGTAACCGGTTTGACTTACTGCTTTCAGCCAAACTGCTCCTTAGACGAGTTCGGTATCTTTGTTTGCCACTTTCCACCCTTTATGGCTCTCTGTAAAACAAAGGCGTTACCTACTACTTCCAGTCATCGCATATCTAAATTCACTTGTATAAATTAGATTATAACAAAGTTATCAGAATAAATCAATTAAAACTACTGATAAAATGCTGCCTTAGCTATTTGTCTCAGGATTACGGGGTTTGATTCCGTAATAGTTAGTACCCCACACCCCAAGCAAAATCAGGATCGCTCCCACAACATGAAACCAGTAAAAAGGTTCTCCTAAAACAAGGATCCCCGCGATGATGGATACTACCGTCACCAGATTTCCAAATACAGCGGATTTTGTCGCTTCGATTTTAGACAGCATGAAATTCAACATAAAAAAGGCCACTACTGAAGAGAGAATCCCTAAATATACCACTGCGAAAAAAGCAACGGGGTTAAAAAGGGGAGTAAAGTACGAGGTTAACTCTCCCCTTAGAACATGCTCAGTTACTGCGATTCCATTAAAGACTACAAGCCCAACCATCATCATAAAAAAGGTAATTTCTATGGCATTAAAGTATAATGAGGATTTTCTGGACAGGATATTAAAAGCCCCGGCGGAAAAAACTGCCCCTAAGAGCACCAACATCCCGATAAAATTTCCTTCCACTTCACTTTCTCGCATAACAGTAATGAAAATTACTCCCGCCACCGATAGGAAAATAAAGATCCACTGCTTAGTACTGGGTTTTTCTTTAAGGAATATCACACCGAGTATTGCAGCTACGACAGGAATAAGAGATATCATCATTCCACTTTCAGAAGCAGAGGTCATATCCACACCAGTGACTTCACAAATGAAATATAAAACCGGCTGAAACAAGGCTAAAAAAAATAGAGGTTTCATTCTTCTGCCGGAAAAATTAATTTTTATCACTTTAAGTAGCAATAGACTCCACAATAACACACTGGCAAACAAAAATCGAAGCCCTAGCAAATGAAATGGATCTAGTATTTCTAAAGCTCCCTTGGTGAA from Isachenkonia alkalipeptolytica includes these protein-coding regions:
- a CDS encoding DMT family transporter, with amino-acid sequence MDRKNELLPILAGLLVAFIFGFSFTFTKGALEILDPFHLLGLRFLFASVLLWSLLLLKVIKINFSGRRMKPLFFLALFQPVLYFICEVTGVDMTSASESGMMISLIPVVAAILGVIFLKEKPSTKQWIFIFLSVAGVIFITVMRESEVEGNFIGMLVLLGAVFSAGAFNILSRKSSLYFNAIEITFFMMMVGLVVFNGIAVTEHVLRGELTSYFTPLFNPVAFFAVVYLGILSSVVAFFMLNFMLSKIEATKSAVFGNLVTVVSIIAGILVLGEPFYWFHVVGAILILLGVWGTNYYGIKPRNPETNS